The Vespula vulgaris chromosome 2, iyVesVulg1.1, whole genome shotgun sequence genome has a segment encoding these proteins:
- the LOC127061906 gene encoding aspartate, glycine, lysine and serine-rich protein-like, with product MVVVVVVVVVVVVVSATYLHQSNVDSSDGSGSCSGGNGDEGDGGSKRSGGGGGGGGVVVRFYRASLSDVDVARRSILERE from the exons atggtggtggtagtggtagtggtagtggtagtggtagtggtgtcTGCTACTTATCTACACCAGAGCAACGTTGATAGTAGCGATGGTAGTGGTAGTTGTAGTGGTGGCAATGGCGATGAGGGCGATGGTGGTAGTAAgcgtagtggtggtggtggtggtggtggtggtgtggTAGTGCGGTTTTATCGTGCATCCCTCTCGGACGTAGACGTCGCCCGTCGATCGATTTTGGAG AGAGAATGA